GCGGCTGGGCCGCGTGACGGCCTACATCCACGACCACCTGGCCGAAGAGCTCGACCTGCCCCGCCTGGCCGAGGTGGCGCACCTCTCGCCCTACCACTGGCACCGCATCTACCACGCGCTGCACGGCGAGACCATCGCAGCCACGGTGCGGCGGCTGCGCCTGCACCGCGGCTCGGGCTATCTCGCCAACACGGCCCTGCCGGTGGAGCAGGTGGCGCGCCAGTGCGGCTACCCCAACGCACAGTCGTTCACGCGGGCCTTCCGCACGGCCTACGGCATGAGCCCCAGCCAGTACCGCACGCAGGGCAGCCACACGGTGTTCCGCGTCGGGCAGGCGCAGCCGGCGGCGGCCGGTTATGAGGTCGCCATCCGCGAGGTGCCGGTACTGCCACTGGCGGGCGTCGGCCACCGAGGCTCCTACATGCTCATCGGCCGGGCCTTCGAGACCGCCTTCACGCGGCTGGCGGCCCAGGGCCTGTTGCGCAAGGAAACGCGCTGGCTGGCGGTCTACGACGACGACCCGTTCGCCGTGCCCGAGGCGCAGTTGAGTTCGCGCGCCGGCCTGACGCTGCCGCCCGGCGCCTTGGCGCAGCCACCGCTGGTGCCGTTCGAGCTGGGCGGCGGCCGCTGCGCCGTGCTGCGCCACCGCGGCCCCTATGCCACCATGCGCGCCGCCTACCAGTGGCTGTATGGCGAATGGCTGCTGCACTCGGGCCACCAGCTGGCGGACCGGCCGGTGTTCGAGGAGTACCTGAACAACCCGCGCGACACGGCGCCGGCCGACCTGCTCAGCGACATCTACCTGCCCCTGGCCGGCTGACGGGCACCGCGCGGCGGCCAGCGCGCCGGCGGGCCGGGCGCGATAATCCCGCGCATGAGTTCATTGCCTCAGGGGGCCGCTGCCACCCCCGCCGAGCCCCGCGCACAGCCCCAGTCCCTCACCGACCTGTTCGTCTCGTTCACCCTGCTGGCCCTGCAGGGCTTCGGCGGCGTGCTGGCCGTGGTGCAGCGCGAGCTGGTGGAGAAGAAGCGCTGGATGACGCGCGAGGAGTTCGTCGAGGAATGGGCCGTGGCCCAGATCATGCCCGGCCCCAACGTGGTGAATCTCGCGCTGATGATCGGCGACCGCTACTTCGGCCTGCGCGGCGCGCTGGCGGCGCTGGCCGGCATCATGGCAGCGCCCACCTTCGTGGTGTTCGGGCTGGTGCTGCTCTACTCGCAGTACGCCGGCAGCCCCATGGTGGCCGGCGCGCTGCGCGGCATGGGCGCGGTGGCGGCGGGGCTGATCGCGGCCACCGGCTTCAAGCTGTTCGGCGCCCTGCGCAAGCACCCGCTGGGCGTGCCCGTGTGCCTGTTCTTCGGCGCCTTGTGCTTCGTGGCTGTGGCACTGCTGCGCCTGCCGCTGGTGTATGTGCTGCTGGTGCTCGGCGGCCTGTGCTGCGTGCTCACCTACCGCAGGCTGGCTCCATGAGCCCCCGCCCGGCCGCTCCGAAGGGGGCTCGCACCGCAGTGCGCAGCACGGAGGTCGCCCCATGAGCATCACGCTGAGCGGCGCCGACTGGCTGCACCTGTTCCTGCATTACGTCTCGCTGTCGCTGCTGGCCGTGGGCGGCGCCATCACCACCGCGCCCGACATGCACCGCTACCTGGTCGACCAGCAGCACTGGCTGACCGATGCGCAGTTCAGCGCCTCGATCGCCATCGCCCAGGCGGCGCCGGGGCCCAATGTGCTGTTCATCGCGCTGTTCGGCTGGCATGTGGGCCTGAATGCCGGCGGCCTGGGCACCGGGCTGCTGGGCATGGCCATGAGCCTGGTCGGCATCCTGCTGCCCAGCACCACCCTCACCTGGCTGGCCGCGCGCTGGGGCCAGCGCAACCGCGAGCTGCGCGCGGTGCGCGCCTTCAAGCAGGGCATGGCGCCGATCGTGGTCGCGCTGCTGGTGGCCACGAGCTGGATCCTCGCCACCGGCAACCAGGCCCGGCTGCAGGACTGGCCGCTATGGCTGCTCACCGCCGCAAGCGCCCTGCTGGTGTGGCGCACGCGCATCCACCTGCTGTGGCTGCTGGGCGCGGGCGCCCTGCTGGGGGCGCTGGGCTGGCTCTGAGCCGGCCGCGCCACTGCCCTTTCCCTTGTTGAAGACGGAGACACGCCCCATGGACGCTTCCCTGGACCCGCAGCTCAAGTATTTCGCCGACCTGTCGGTGCAGGTGGACCGGCCGCAGGAAGTCGGCCGCACCCCGCACGGGCTGCGCCGCCTGATCCCGATCACCGGCGGCGAGGCCCGGGGCCACGGCTGGCAGGCCCGCGTGCTGCCCGGCGGCGCCGATTTCCAGCTCATCGTGACCGAGCGCTTGGCCGAGCTGGATGCGCGCTACGTGCTCGAAACCGATGCCGGCGACCTGATCTACGTGCGCAACCACGCCGTGCGCAGCGGCCCGCCCGAGCTGATGGCCCGACTGGCGCGCGGCGAGCCGGTGGACCCGGCGCAGATCTACTTCCGCTGCAGCCCGAGCTTCGAAACCGCCTCCGCGGCCCTGGGCTGGATCAACGAGCGCCTGTTCGTGGGGGCCGGCGCGCGCCATCCCGACAAGGTGGTGATGCGCTTTCACGAGCTGGCCTGAACCCGCGCCGGGAAAACCCGATCGCGGCAGATGTTTTGCAGCGCGGCAACAATGGGGCCATCCCGCCACCCCTGGCCCCTGAGGAACACAGCATGAACCTGCGCCCGCTCGGCCGCTCCGGCCTCCAAGTCTCCCCGCTGGCCTTCGGCGGCAATGTGTTCGGCTGGACCATCGATGAAGCCACCTCGTTCTCGCTGCTCGATGCCTGGCTGGACGCCGGCTTCAACTTCATCGACACGGCCGACGTGTACTCGGTCTGGGTGCCCGGCCACACCGGCGGCGAGTCCGAAACCATCATCGGGAAATGGCTCGCGGCCGGCGGCCGGCGCGACCGCGTGGTGCTGGCCACCAAGGTCGGCAAGCCCATGGGGCCGGGCCAGCAGGGCCTGAAACCGGCCTACATCCGCCAGGCCGTGGAGGCTTCGCTGCGCCGCCTGCAGACCGACCACATCGACCTCTACCAGTCGCATGACGACGATGCCGAAACGCCGATGGAGGAAACGCTGGAGGCCTACGCCGGGCTCATCAAGGCCGGCAAGGTGCGCGCCATCGGCGCCTCCAACTTCACCGCGCCGCGGCTGGCGCTGGCGCTCGAAACCAGCCAGAAGCTCGGCCTGCCGCGCTACGAGAGCCTGCAGCCGCTGTACAACCTGTACGACCGTACCGGCTTCGAGAGCGAGCTGGCGCCGCTGTGCCTCAAGCACGAGGTCGGCGTGATCAACTTCTACGCGCTGGCCTCCGGCTTCC
This Variovorax terrae DNA region includes the following protein-coding sequences:
- a CDS encoding chromate transporter, producing the protein MSITLSGADWLHLFLHYVSLSLLAVGGAITTAPDMHRYLVDQQHWLTDAQFSASIAIAQAAPGPNVLFIALFGWHVGLNAGGLGTGLLGMAMSLVGILLPSTTLTWLAARWGQRNRELRAVRAFKQGMAPIVVALLVATSWILATGNQARLQDWPLWLLTAASALLVWRTRIHLLWLLGAGALLGALGWL
- a CDS encoding chromate transporter, translating into MSSLPQGAAATPAEPRAQPQSLTDLFVSFTLLALQGFGGVLAVVQRELVEKKRWMTREEFVEEWAVAQIMPGPNVVNLALMIGDRYFGLRGALAALAGIMAAPTFVVFGLVLLYSQYAGSPMVAGALRGMGAVAAGLIAATGFKLFGALRKHPLGVPVCLFFGALCFVAVALLRLPLVYVLLVLGGLCCVLTYRRLAP
- a CDS encoding aldo/keto reductase, yielding MNLRPLGRSGLQVSPLAFGGNVFGWTIDEATSFSLLDAWLDAGFNFIDTADVYSVWVPGHTGGESETIIGKWLAAGGRRDRVVLATKVGKPMGPGQQGLKPAYIRQAVEASLRRLQTDHIDLYQSHDDDAETPMEETLEAYAGLIKAGKVRAIGASNFTAPRLALALETSQKLGLPRYESLQPLYNLYDRTGFESELAPLCLKHEVGVINFYALASGFLTGKYRSAADAAKSPRGKGTVAKYLNERGLRILAELDEVAERYEVSPGQVALAWQIARPGITAPIASATSLAQLAELVRGAQLQLDPLDIDQLNLASD
- a CDS encoding AraC family transcriptional regulator, with product MNPRHGWTDYQERLGRVTAYIHDHLAEELDLPRLAEVAHLSPYHWHRIYHALHGETIAATVRRLRLHRGSGYLANTALPVEQVARQCGYPNAQSFTRAFRTAYGMSPSQYRTQGSHTVFRVGQAQPAAAGYEVAIREVPVLPLAGVGHRGSYMLIGRAFETAFTRLAAQGLLRKETRWLAVYDDDPFAVPEAQLSSRAGLTLPPGALAQPPLVPFELGGGRCAVLRHRGPYATMRAAYQWLYGEWLLHSGHQLADRPVFEEYLNNPRDTAPADLLSDIYLPLAG
- a CDS encoding DUF3237 domain-containing protein, encoding MDASLDPQLKYFADLSVQVDRPQEVGRTPHGLRRLIPITGGEARGHGWQARVLPGGADFQLIVTERLAELDARYVLETDAGDLIYVRNHAVRSGPPELMARLARGEPVDPAQIYFRCSPSFETASAALGWINERLFVGAGARHPDKVVMRFHELA